From Brevibacillus marinus, a single genomic window includes:
- a CDS encoding ABC transporter permease, producing MLQVLRLFADYLSQYFKTRLAYRADFFVELVSNLLFELTNLVFILVVFQHVSFLHGWTRDEIIFIYGFFLIPFALFTMFFDFWDFNERFIIRGEMDRILTRPVHHLAQVSLESISPDRIFGVFSGLLIMGYAAIRLELSFAWYDLLVFAVLVVSSVMIYGGVYTAIAAISFFSDSRTGISPMIWNIQNYGRYPVNIYNGIIRFLLTWILPFAFVGFYPSAYFLRKAEWYTYALLTPVMGIVFFALGLFVWNLGIKRYQGAGS from the coding sequence ATGCTGCAAGTACTGCGGCTGTTTGCCGACTACCTGAGCCAGTATTTCAAGACGCGGCTGGCGTACCGCGCCGATTTTTTCGTCGAACTGGTATCCAACCTGCTCTTTGAATTGACCAACCTGGTGTTTATCCTGGTCGTCTTCCAGCACGTCTCCTTTTTGCACGGTTGGACACGCGATGAAATCATCTTCATCTACGGTTTCTTTCTCATCCCGTTTGCCCTCTTCACGATGTTTTTCGACTTCTGGGACTTCAACGAACGCTTCATCATTCGCGGCGAGATGGACCGCATTTTGACCCGCCCGGTTCACCATCTGGCGCAGGTCAGCCTGGAATCGATCTCGCCCGACCGCATCTTCGGCGTGTTCAGCGGCCTCTTGATCATGGGGTATGCGGCGATCAGGCTGGAATTGTCGTTTGCCTGGTACGATCTGCTCGTCTTCGCCGTGCTGGTCGTCAGCAGTGTGATGATCTACGGCGGGGTGTACACGGCGATTGCCGCGATCAGCTTTTTTTCCGATTCGCGAACCGGCATTTCGCCGATGATCTGGAACATCCAAAACTACGGCCGTTACCCGGTAAACATCTACAACGGCATCATCCGCTTCCTGCTCACCTGGATCCTGCCGTTTGCGTTTGTCGGCTTTTATCCGTCCGCCTATTTTCTGCGCAAAGCGGAATGGTACACCTATGCCCTGCTGACGCCGGTGATGGGGATCGTCTTTTTCGCGCTGGGACTGTTCGTCTGGAACCTGGGCATCAAACGCTACCAGGGTGCGGGATCGTAA
- a CDS encoding winged helix-turn-helix domain-containing protein, whose translation MKEFYDVKDPEALKSLSIPERVKILELFEDLEPRTAKQIATELGENAARLHYHVKELVRVGLLEQVDTRVKGSIVEKYYQPVAKVIQVNLRVMIEENAHQLGEIMFSPIRTTERDLLRTINRFVESDVDVRKEYSDTFAFNVGELYLSKEERNQLVDELTAIFRKYKDLKAKEGRRKFKYLDILFPLTPPNPVDVGEALEDLEETNEV comes from the coding sequence ATGAAGGAATTTTACGATGTGAAAGATCCGGAGGCGCTCAAATCGTTGTCGATCCCCGAGCGGGTTAAAATTCTTGAATTATTTGAAGACTTGGAACCGCGCACGGCCAAACAGATCGCAACCGAACTGGGCGAAAACGCGGCCCGGCTCCATTATCACGTGAAAGAACTGGTGCGCGTCGGCTTGTTGGAACAGGTAGATACACGAGTCAAAGGCTCGATCGTGGAGAAGTACTACCAGCCTGTGGCCAAGGTGATTCAGGTAAACCTGCGCGTGATGATCGAGGAAAACGCCCACCAGCTGGGGGAAATCATGTTCTCGCCGATTCGCACGACGGAGCGCGATTTGCTGCGCACGATCAACCGCTTCGTGGAAAGCGACGTCGATGTGCGCAAGGAATACTCCGACACGTTTGCCTTTAACGTCGGCGAGCTGTACTTGTCGAAAGAGGAGCGAAACCAGCTGGTCGACGAACTGACCGCGATCTTCCGCAAATACAAAGACCTAAAAGCGAAAGAAGGCCGCCGCAAGTTCAAGTACCTCGACATTTTGTTCCCCTTGACCCCGCCCAATCCGGTCGATGTGGGGGAAGCGCTGGAAGATCTGGAAGAAACGAATGAAGTATAG
- a CDS encoding ECF transporter S component — MSKTEVRSMQAVQTRKLVLLSFLGALAFALYYLEFSLPLVPAFLKLDVSTLPGLVGGLMFGPVAGVLVELVKNILHFFLKNSDGLLIGELANFLAGASFIAVAVALQRRFKTVKALVAGLALGTLAMTLIMAAANYYLLLPAYAVMFQLSVEELLAMFQMDSVWSYIIYAIVPFNLLKGLVLSLIAYPLYLKLLPRLNAH; from the coding sequence ATGTCCAAAACGGAAGTACGCAGCATGCAGGCGGTGCAGACGCGCAAACTGGTTTTGCTCTCGTTTCTCGGAGCGCTTGCGTTTGCCCTCTACTACCTGGAGTTTTCCCTTCCGTTGGTTCCCGCATTTCTCAAACTGGATGTGAGTACGCTGCCGGGCCTGGTCGGCGGGCTGATGTTCGGTCCGGTGGCCGGTGTGCTGGTTGAGCTGGTGAAGAACATCCTCCACTTTTTTTTGAAAAATTCCGATGGCCTCTTGATCGGCGAATTGGCCAACTTCCTGGCAGGGGCCAGCTTTATCGCCGTCGCGGTTGCCCTCCAGCGCCGCTTCAAGACGGTCAAAGCATTGGTGGCCGGCCTTGCCCTAGGCACGCTGGCGATGACCCTGATCATGGCCGCCGCCAACTACTACCTGCTGCTTCCTGCTTACGCCGTGATGTTCCAGCTCTCGGTGGAGGAGCTGCTGGCGATGTTTCAGATGGACAGCGTCTGGTCGTACATCATCTACGCGATTGTTCCGTTTAACCTGCTCAAAGGACTGGTCTTGTCGCTGATTGCCTATCCGCTCTACCTCAAGCTGCTTCCGCGGCTCAACGCCCATTAA
- a CDS encoding class I SAM-dependent methyltransferase: protein MNNLYSWTEYYDLTQRGVSGDLEFYLEYAKQAGGEVLDLACGTGRVSIPLAEAGIPVTGIDLSEEMLNRARQKAEAAGVADRTRFIQGDMRSFALERTFPLIMIPYRSFLHLLHLKEQMNALTCIRHHLAPGGKLVMNVFVPKIDDLYEENEKMSLRGIYPLDNGEQVVMWDYTRYDHFQQLAEVTRTYERVAADGRLQEKVVGRFTLRYIFPMELHHLLRLNGFKVLERFGSFAKTPFDRHSTELIVVAQAV, encoded by the coding sequence ATCAACAATCTGTACAGCTGGACGGAGTATTATGATTTGACGCAGCGCGGCGTCAGCGGCGATCTGGAATTTTATCTGGAGTATGCCAAACAGGCGGGCGGCGAAGTGCTCGACCTGGCCTGCGGCACCGGACGAGTCAGCATACCGCTGGCGGAAGCCGGCATTCCCGTCACGGGGATCGATTTGTCAGAGGAGATGCTGAATCGGGCGAGACAAAAGGCGGAGGCAGCGGGGGTGGCGGACCGCACCCGCTTCATCCAGGGGGACATGCGCAGTTTTGCCTTGGAGCGGACCTTTCCGCTGATCATGATCCCGTATCGCTCGTTTTTGCACCTGCTGCACCTCAAAGAGCAGATGAACGCGCTGACCTGCATTCGCCATCACCTTGCCCCTGGCGGCAAGCTGGTGATGAACGTCTTTGTGCCGAAAATCGACGATTTATATGAAGAAAATGAAAAAATGTCACTGCGCGGCATTTATCCGCTGGATAACGGGGAACAGGTGGTCATGTGGGATTATACCCGCTACGACCACTTTCAGCAGCTGGCCGAAGTGACCCGCACCTATGAACGGGTGGCGGCGGACGGCCGCTTGCAGGAAAAAGTGGTCGGGCGGTTTACGCTTCGCTACATCTTTCCGATGGAACTGCACCATCTGCTCCGCTTAAACGGATTCAAAGTGCTGGAACGGTTCGGCTCGTTCGCGAAAACGCCCTTTGACCGGCACAGCACGGAACTGATCGTTGTCGCGCAGGCGGTGTAG
- a CDS encoding cob(I)yrinic acid a,c-diamide adenosyltransferase, with amino-acid sequence MKIYTKSGDQGETSLVYGARVSKRSPRVEAYGTCDEANSAIGFALSFLPVDDSWRELRDVFRVVQTKLFHIGAELATPQGKKVNWPIQAADVAFLEEQIDAMDNTLPALTNFVLPGGHPAAAGLHLARTVARRAERCAVAVASQEPLNPLVLQYLNRLSDFLFVAARFVNHKLGQAEPQLHSGE; translated from the coding sequence GTGAAAATCTACACGAAGAGCGGGGATCAGGGGGAAACGTCGCTGGTCTACGGGGCGCGGGTGTCCAAGCGTTCACCGCGCGTGGAAGCGTACGGCACGTGCGATGAAGCCAACTCGGCGATCGGGTTTGCCCTCTCTTTTTTACCCGTCGATGACAGTTGGCGGGAACTGCGGGATGTGTTCCGGGTCGTGCAGACGAAGCTGTTTCACATCGGCGCGGAGCTGGCTACGCCGCAGGGGAAAAAAGTTAACTGGCCGATTCAAGCGGCGGACGTCGCCTTTCTGGAAGAACAGATCGATGCCATGGACAACACGCTGCCGGCGCTGACCAACTTTGTGCTGCCGGGCGGCCATCCGGCAGCGGCCGGACTCCATCTGGCGCGCACCGTCGCCAGGCGGGCCGAGCGCTGCGCGGTAGCAGTCGCTTCGCAGGAGCCGCTGAATCCGCTTGTCCTGCAGTACCTGAACCGCCTGTCCGACTTTTTGTTTGTGGCCGCCCGCTTTGTCAACCACAAGCTGGGCCAGGCGGAACCGCAGCTGCATAGCGGGGAGTGA
- a CDS encoding ABC transporter permease: MYRLYAELVRIRFLTMLAYRVNYYSGVIVYGINIGAYYFLWTAIYAGQETLAGMSVEQMTAYVAIAWMSRAFYFNNIDMEIAQDVREGKVAIEMIRPYPYLLVKAAQALGEGLFRLLFFAVPGMALVSLFLPLTFPPTAEAWGAYLLSLLLAFLINTELNLLTGVLTFFFFRNDGLMWAKRVIVDLLSGLILPISFFPGWAQAVLNWLPFQAINYFPSMIFAGAAAHRAAGEAIMLQALWAVVLLVPLTVLWRRARRNLIVQGG, encoded by the coding sequence ATGTATAGGCTGTATGCGGAACTGGTCCGGATTCGCTTTCTCACCATGTTGGCCTACCGCGTCAACTATTACAGCGGCGTGATCGTCTACGGGATTAACATCGGTGCGTACTACTTTCTCTGGACGGCGATCTACGCGGGGCAGGAGACGCTGGCGGGCATGTCGGTCGAACAGATGACGGCCTACGTGGCCATCGCCTGGATGTCGCGGGCCTTTTACTTCAACAACATCGATATGGAGATTGCCCAGGACGTGCGCGAGGGCAAAGTGGCGATTGAAATGATCCGCCCCTATCCGTACCTGTTGGTGAAAGCGGCGCAGGCCTTGGGAGAAGGATTGTTTCGCCTGCTGTTTTTCGCAGTGCCCGGCATGGCCCTGGTCAGCCTGTTTTTGCCGCTGACGTTTCCGCCTACCGCGGAAGCGTGGGGGGCCTACCTGCTCAGCCTGCTGCTCGCTTTTCTGATCAACACGGAGCTGAACCTGCTGACCGGCGTGCTGACCTTTTTCTTCTTCCGCAACGACGGCCTGATGTGGGCAAAACGGGTGATTGTCGATTTGCTCTCCGGGCTGATTCTGCCGATCAGCTTTTTTCCGGGCTGGGCCCAGGCCGTGCTGAACTGGCTGCCGTTTCAGGCCATCAACTACTTTCCCAGCATGATCTTCGCCGGGGCGGCCGCTCACCGCGCGGCGGGCGAGGCGATCATGCTGCAGGCGCTCTGGGCGGTCGTGCTGCTTGTGCCCTTGACCGTGCTCTGGCGGCGGGCTCGCCGCAACTTGATCGTGCAAGGGGGGTGA
- a CDS encoding M42 family metallopeptidase, which translates to MNIPLAYMVETFCTLAAIPSPSGNTEKAIAWVAGELQRLGVSCVRTNKGALLATLPGATDKRCRLLTAHVDTLGAMVKEIKGNGRLKLTAIGGFPWNAVEGEHCQIETASGRIYSGTILTTKASVHVYGREPQKLERTDEVMEVRIDEKVSGKADVRALGIEVGDFVSFDPRVTVTESGFIKSRHLDDKAGVAILLGVLKQVKQQQLLLPYTTYFLFSNNEEIGYGGNAGIPANTVEYVAVDMGAIGEGQTTDEYCVSICAKDSSGPYHYGLRKQLVQLAEQHRLRYRVDIYPHYGSDASAALRAGYDVVHGLIGPGIDASHAHERTHQESFANTGKLILAYLMAPMIAGQGGVA; encoded by the coding sequence ATGAACATACCGCTGGCGTATATGGTTGAGACATTTTGCACCCTTGCCGCCATTCCCAGTCCCTCGGGCAATACGGAAAAGGCGATCGCGTGGGTGGCCGGGGAACTGCAGCGGCTGGGCGTGTCCTGCGTGCGCACGAACAAAGGGGCGCTGTTGGCCACGCTGCCCGGCGCGACGGACAAACGCTGCCGCCTGCTGACCGCCCACGTGGACACACTGGGGGCGATGGTCAAAGAGATAAAAGGAAACGGGCGGCTCAAGCTTACGGCGATCGGCGGCTTTCCCTGGAATGCGGTAGAAGGGGAGCACTGTCAGATCGAAACCGCGAGCGGCCGCATCTACAGCGGGACGATCCTCACCACCAAGGCGTCCGTTCACGTTTACGGCCGTGAGCCGCAGAAGCTGGAGCGGACCGACGAGGTGATGGAAGTGCGCATTGATGAAAAGGTTTCCGGCAAAGCGGACGTACGCGCATTGGGGATTGAGGTGGGTGATTTCGTCAGCTTTGATCCGCGCGTAACGGTGACCGAGAGCGGGTTTATCAAATCGCGCCACCTGGATGACAAGGCGGGAGTGGCCATTTTGCTCGGCGTGCTCAAACAGGTGAAGCAGCAGCAGCTACTGCTGCCGTACACCACTTATTTCTTGTTCAGCAACAATGAGGAAATTGGCTACGGCGGCAATGCCGGCATTCCCGCCAATACCGTGGAGTACGTGGCCGTTGACATGGGGGCGATCGGCGAGGGACAGACGACGGACGAATACTGTGTGTCGATCTGCGCCAAAGATTCCAGCGGCCCTTATCACTACGGCCTGCGCAAGCAGCTGGTCCAGCTCGCCGAGCAGCATCGCCTGCGCTATCGGGTCGATATTTACCCGCATTACGGTTCGGACGCGAGCGCGGCGCTGCGTGCCGGGTATGACGTGGTGCACGGCCTGATCGGTCCGGGAATCGATGCCTCGCATGCTCATGAACGGACGCATCAGGAGTCGTTTGCCAATACGGGCAAGCTGATTCTTGCCTATCTGATGGCACCGATGATCGCTGGGCAGGGAGGAGTCGCGTGA
- a CDS encoding DUF2614 family zinc ribbon-containing protein, producing MKQTDRISKIKRMRTWANWNMIIGIALMYLGYAFFAGYLGSFLKGSHLFMTIMLVLGFLLMMFSTALFMISGMVSTTTPQVQCPACGKVTKMLGKEDACMFCGQPLSLEDEKRPQQQG from the coding sequence ATGAAACAGACGGATCGCATCAGCAAAATCAAACGGATGCGCACCTGGGCAAACTGGAACATGATCATCGGGATCGCCCTGATGTACCTCGGTTACGCCTTCTTTGCCGGATACCTCGGCTCTTTTCTGAAAGGGTCCCATCTTTTTATGACCATCATGCTGGTCCTGGGATTTCTGCTGATGATGTTCAGCACGGCGTTGTTCATGATTTCCGGCATGGTTTCCACCACAACGCCGCAAGTCCAATGTCCCGCCTGCGGCAAAGTAACGAAGATGCTCGGCAAGGAAGACGCCTGCATGTTTTGCGGCCAGCCGCTGTCCCTGGAGGACGAGAAACGACCGCAGCAGCAGGGGTAA
- a CDS encoding complex I NDUFA9 subunit family protein: protein MKILLTGGTGFVGKGIVSRLAQDGHDLVCLVRPGSEGKLSTVNAEKGSLSLLPGDLFDPASLERAAAGCDAVIHLVGIIRENRKAGISFERIHVSGTRHVVEAAKKAGVSRFIQMSALGARANAASPYHQSKYAAELIVKESGIPYTIFQPSVIFGPGDEFVNMLAELVRLPLTPVIGSGQYRLQPVARETVAEVFTQALTCEAAVNQTFEVGGPEQLTYLQILDSIGEALGRRVRKLFIPLAVMKPVINVMERFPFFPITNAQLTMLLEENICQDEKRLYSTFHVPAIRFAEGIRSYLR, encoded by the coding sequence ATGAAAATACTGCTCACAGGCGGCACCGGGTTTGTCGGCAAAGGAATCGTGTCCAGGCTTGCCCAGGACGGTCATGACCTCGTCTGTCTGGTCCGCCCCGGCTCGGAAGGAAAACTTTCCACTGTCAACGCGGAAAAAGGCAGCCTCTCCCTCCTGCCGGGCGATCTGTTTGACCCAGCCTCGCTGGAGCGGGCCGCAGCAGGTTGTGATGCGGTCATCCACCTGGTCGGCATTATCCGCGAAAACCGGAAAGCAGGAATCAGTTTTGAGCGGATTCACGTGAGCGGAACCCGGCATGTCGTGGAAGCGGCGAAAAAAGCAGGCGTCAGCCGATTCATTCAGATGAGCGCCCTCGGGGCCCGGGCCAATGCCGCAAGCCCCTACCACCAAAGCAAATACGCCGCCGAGCTGATCGTCAAGGAGAGCGGCATCCCCTATACGATTTTCCAGCCCTCGGTCATCTTTGGCCCCGGCGACGAATTCGTCAACATGCTAGCCGAGCTCGTCCGTCTGCCCCTGACGCCGGTGATCGGCAGCGGCCAGTACCGGCTGCAGCCGGTCGCCCGGGAAACGGTGGCGGAAGTCTTCACGCAGGCGCTCACCTGTGAAGCGGCCGTCAATCAGACGTTTGAGGTCGGCGGGCCCGAACAGCTTACCTATCTGCAGATTTTGGACAGCATCGGAGAGGCGCTGGGCAGGCGGGTTCGCAAACTGTTCATCCCGCTCGCCGTCATGAAGCCGGTGATCAACGTCATGGAGCGGTTCCCGTTTTTCCCCATCACGAACGCGCAGCTCACCATGCTGCTGGAAGAAAACATCTGCCAGGACGAAAAACGGCTGTACAGCACCTTTCACGTTCCGGCGATCCGCTTCGCGGAAGGAATCCGCTCGTATCTGCGCTGA
- the bcp gene encoding thioredoxin-dependent thiol peroxidase, with product MVEVGQPAPDFTLSANNGQTISLHQYRGKNVVLYFYPKDMTPGCTTEACDFRDYHPKFSQLNTVVLGISPDTVASHDKFAAKYELPFPLLADPDHEVAEAYGVWVLKNMYGKEYMGIERSTFLIDKEGNIAQVWRKVKVAGHVQEVLQYIEEHLA from the coding sequence ATGGTAGAAGTCGGCCAACCAGCGCCTGATTTTACGCTTTCCGCGAACAACGGACAAACCATCTCTTTGCATCAGTACCGCGGCAAAAACGTCGTCCTCTATTTTTATCCGAAAGACATGACACCGGGCTGCACGACGGAAGCGTGTGACTTTCGCGATTACCACCCCAAGTTTTCCCAATTGAATACGGTGGTGCTGGGAATCAGTCCCGACACGGTGGCTTCGCACGACAAGTTTGCCGCCAAGTACGAACTGCCGTTTCCGCTGCTGGCTGATCCCGATCACGAGGTTGCCGAGGCCTACGGGGTTTGGGTGTTGAAAAACATGTACGGAAAAGAGTACATGGGGATTGAGCGCAGCACCTTCTTGATCGATAAGGAGGGCAACATCGCCCAAGTGTGGCGCAAAGTGAAAGTGGCCGGGCACGTCCAGGAAGTGCTCCAGTACATCGAAGAACACTTGGCCTGA
- a CDS encoding glycosyl hydrolase family 18 protein: MFATFIFLLMVVVTVWMFFLLPSTERAAPHDGQTNVVLFHGEVYPQSFLIEQDQLLLPFSFVKEKLDPYLYWDEPTQSVVVTTRDKVLRMESNKLVAFLNKTPVELRVPVQEVEGERYIPYAPLAKLYDYQVRYVPKTNVVIVERAGEAIQQGTVAAESAGESEPLPLRTGPTNKAPIVAELQPNAVVDILQEESGWYRLQTEDGIIGYLPEEAVTLSEIRRVASPLEQGDQQKTAWKPLGKKIALVWEHVVNRTPDPAKIPPMAGVNVVSPTWFELADDQGTLLNKADAAYVRWAHQRGYQVWALVSNGFNPDWTTAVLSDYRKREKMIAQILHYANIYDLDGINLDFENVYLEDKERLVQFVRELTPYLHEQGLTVSLDVTIKSSSERWSMFYDRAALAEVVDYIAVMTYDEHWASSPKAGSVASLPWVEKGLQGVLEEVPHDKLLLGVPFYTRLWKEEKQADGTVKVSSKALSMAQAEAWLAERNLKPKPDPQSGQLYASYVDPQDGATYKIWLEDSSSMAKRVALVHKYDLAGIAAWRRGFEQPPIWQTIDEALHKR, translated from the coding sequence ATGTTCGCAACATTCATATTTTTGCTGATGGTCGTTGTCACTGTCTGGATGTTTTTCCTGCTGCCTTCGACGGAACGGGCAGCTCCCCATGACGGGCAGACCAACGTGGTTCTCTTTCACGGCGAAGTGTACCCGCAGTCGTTTTTGATTGAGCAGGACCAACTGCTGTTGCCCTTTTCATTTGTCAAGGAAAAGCTGGATCCCTACCTCTACTGGGACGAACCAACCCAGTCGGTGGTGGTTACCACCCGCGACAAAGTGCTGCGGATGGAAAGCAACAAGCTGGTCGCATTTTTGAACAAGACGCCGGTCGAACTGCGGGTGCCCGTCCAGGAAGTGGAGGGAGAACGGTACATACCGTATGCGCCGTTGGCAAAGCTGTACGATTACCAGGTGCGGTACGTCCCAAAGACAAACGTGGTGATTGTGGAGCGGGCCGGGGAGGCGATTCAGCAGGGAACGGTTGCCGCCGAATCAGCGGGAGAGAGCGAGCCGCTGCCGCTGCGTACCGGTCCGACGAACAAAGCGCCGATCGTGGCCGAACTGCAGCCGAACGCGGTGGTCGACATCCTGCAGGAAGAGTCAGGCTGGTATCGCCTGCAGACAGAAGACGGAATCATCGGCTATTTGCCGGAAGAAGCGGTCACCTTGAGCGAGATCCGCAGGGTTGCTTCGCCGCTCGAGCAGGGCGATCAGCAGAAAACAGCCTGGAAGCCGCTAGGCAAGAAAATTGCGCTTGTCTGGGAGCACGTCGTCAATCGCACGCCCGATCCCGCCAAGATCCCGCCAATGGCGGGCGTAAATGTGGTTTCTCCAACCTGGTTTGAACTGGCCGACGATCAGGGCACGCTGCTCAACAAGGCGGATGCCGCCTACGTGCGTTGGGCCCATCAACGGGGGTACCAGGTATGGGCGCTGGTCTCCAACGGCTTTAACCCTGACTGGACGACGGCTGTCCTGTCCGACTACCGCAAACGGGAAAAAATGATTGCCCAGATCCTGCATTATGCGAACATCTACGACCTGGACGGCATCAACCTCGACTTTGAGAACGTGTATCTGGAAGATAAAGAGCGGCTGGTCCAATTTGTCCGCGAGCTGACGCCGTATCTGCATGAACAAGGGTTGACGGTTTCGCTGGACGTCACGATTAAATCGTCCAGCGAGCGCTGGTCGATGTTTTACGATCGGGCGGCGCTGGCGGAGGTCGTCGATTACATTGCCGTGATGACCTACGACGAGCATTGGGCGAGCAGCCCGAAGGCCGGTTCCGTCGCTTCCCTGCCCTGGGTGGAGAAAGGATTGCAAGGAGTGCTGGAAGAGGTGCCGCATGACAAGCTGCTGCTGGGCGTTCCGTTTTATACCCGGCTGTGGAAAGAGGAAAAACAGGCGGACGGAACGGTAAAAGTGAGTTCAAAGGCGCTCTCCATGGCCCAGGCGGAAGCGTGGTTGGCGGAGCGAAACTTGAAGCCCAAGCCGGATCCGCAGTCGGGGCAGCTCTATGCCAGTTATGTCGATCCCCAGGATGGAGCCACCTACAAGATCTGGCTGGAAGACAGCAGCTCCATGGCCAAGCGGGTGGCATTGGTGCACAAGTACGATTTGGCCGGGATTGCCGCATGGCGGCGCGGCTTTGAACAGCCGCCCATCTGGCAAACGATTGACGAAGCGCTGCACAAGCGATAG
- the nth gene encoding endonuclease III encodes MGKTRSAQETTGKKRTGRTGVPVEQILDTLQQMYPDAHCELNFRTPFELLIATILSAQCTDKRVNEITAPLFAKYNKPEDYLHLSQEEMEEQIKGLGLYKNKSKNILETCRILYEKYNGEVPRTHAELQALPGVGRKTANVVLSNAFGIPAIAVDTHVFRVANRLGLANSESVDETERQLMRRIPKEKWSDAHHWLIWHGRRVCSARNPKCAACPLQSVCRYAKQQEKTAKAAAKAERSET; translated from the coding sequence ATGGGGAAAACCAGATCAGCACAGGAGACGACTGGCAAAAAACGAACCGGCCGAACGGGCGTGCCGGTGGAGCAAATACTGGATACGCTGCAGCAAATGTACCCGGACGCGCACTGCGAGCTGAATTTTCGCACTCCCTTTGAACTGCTGATCGCGACGATTCTCTCCGCCCAGTGCACCGATAAACGGGTAAATGAAATCACCGCTCCGCTGTTTGCCAAATACAATAAACCGGAAGATTATTTGCACCTCAGCCAGGAAGAAATGGAAGAGCAGATAAAAGGGCTCGGCTTGTACAAAAATAAAAGCAAAAACATCTTGGAGACCTGCCGGATCCTGTATGAAAAATACAACGGCGAAGTGCCCCGGACACACGCCGAGCTGCAGGCGCTCCCGGGCGTCGGCAGAAAAACGGCCAACGTGGTGCTGTCCAATGCGTTTGGCATTCCGGCGATCGCGGTGGACACCCACGTGTTTCGCGTCGCCAACCGCTTGGGGCTGGCCAACAGTGAAAGCGTGGACGAGACGGAACGGCAGTTGATGCGGCGCATCCCCAAAGAAAAGTGGTCCGATGCTCACCATTGGTTGATCTGGCACGGCCGGCGGGTATGCTCGGCGCGCAATCCCAAATGCGCCGCTTGTCCGCTGCAAAGCGTTTGCCGTTACGCCAAGCAGCAGGAAAAAACTGCAAAGGCCGCGGCAAAAGCGGAGCGCAGCGAAACCTGA
- a CDS encoding Fur family transcriptional regulator has product MSQRVEKAVEILKNTGVRMTPQRHAILAYLLETMSHPTADEIYKALEGKFPNMSVATVYNNLRVFKEAGLVRELTYGDASSRFDANTMEEHYHIICSECGDIRDFHYPYLHQIEKDAEKSAGFKVTGHRMEVYGICPKCQAEPSH; this is encoded by the coding sequence ATGTCACAGCGTGTGGAAAAAGCGGTCGAGATTTTAAAAAATACGGGTGTCCGCATGACTCCACAACGTCATGCCATATTAGCGTATTTGCTTGAAACCATGTCTCATCCAACCGCTGATGAGATCTACAAGGCGTTAGAGGGTAAATTTCCTAATATGAGCGTGGCTACGGTTTACAATAACCTGCGCGTGTTCAAAGAAGCAGGACTGGTAAGGGAACTTACCTATGGCGATGCTTCCAGTCGTTTTGACGCCAATACGATGGAAGAACATTACCATATCATCTGTTCGGAGTGCGGAGACATCCGGGATTTTCACTACCCCTACCTGCATCAGATTGAAAAAGACGCGGAAAAGTCGGCGGGATTTAAGGTGACCGGTCACCGGATGGAAGTATACGGGATTTGCCCCAAATGTCAAGCAGAACCATCTCATTAA